The nucleotide window CGGAGGTTATGTCTCTTTCTCCGTCTCGTATATCCCAGTTACATTCCAAGGCAATATTACGATTACGCGGCACATTGGACAAACAGAAAGATTTGTTGATGCGTAAAGATTAATAGAGAGAAGTAATATATTGGAGTTTGGGGAGTGGAAAGTCTAAAAGGGGGAAGAACTGGAGTGACACAGCGGACTGCTTTGGAACAATGTTTAAACATTGTTTTATCGGACGACAAATGCACAGCCTACCTTGAATTTTCCAAAGAGGAAGAAGGCTTTGCCTGCACGATCGATGAACTTGAACAATTTGTGGCGAACAAGGGCATCAAGCAAGGTGTATTACGAGAGGCATTATTGCTTTTTGTGAGTAACCCTGAAACCTATGTAAAAGATAAATATAAAATTGCCCAAGGTGTTGCTCCTATTCAGGGAACAGATGGATTCATCAAGATCCTGATAGGGATGGACGATACGAACGAGCGACGACCGCTCGAATCGGAAGATGGAACCGTTGATTACAAAGAAGTGACCCGGTTAAACAATGTTCGTAGTGGTCAGATCATTGCAGAGCGAATTGCTCCTGGCGATGGTATACCAGGCAGGGCAGTAACAGGTGAGGAAATTCCTTATCGTCCCGGAAAAGAAGCTCGGTTTAAAGTTGGGAAAAACGTTGTGATTAACCCGGACGGATCTGCGATGTATGCTGCACTGGATGGGCTCGTTACCAAAACGGACGGTAACAAACTGAATGTATTTCCGGTTTATGAAGTCAATGGAGACGTTGACTACAATAACGGTAATATCGACTTTGTAGGCACAGTTGTCATACGAGGCAACGTACTTACCGGATTTAAAGTAAAAGCAGCAGGTGATATTCGTGTCGTCGGAGGTGTCGAAGGAGCGGACCTGGAAGCAGGTGGTTCAATCGAAATTACCGGTGGCATTATTGGTTATAACAAAGGACTTGTACACGCAGGCCATAATGTTAAATGTACCTTTATTCAAGAAGGCAACGTGGATGCAGGTGAAGATGTACTGGTTTCCCAAAGTATTATGCACTCCAATATTCGTGCTGCCCATGGTGTCATCTGTGCAGGAACCAAAGGTCTTATCGTTGGCGGCTCAATCCAGGCTGGTAAGAACGTCTCAGCGCGTGTTGTAGGCAACAGTATGTCCACGGTCACTGCCATTGAAGTTGGTGTGTTGCCGAGGCTGCGTAACGAACTGAATGATTTGCGCAAGGAAGTTAGAGAGCAGATGGATTCCTTGGACAAAACGAAGAAGGCTTTGACATTGTTGGATCAGTTAGCTGCCGCTGGACAATTAAGCCCAGATAAGATGTCGATGCGAATCAAGCTGAATGCTACGCAGAAATCTGCTCTTCGTATAAGTGAAGAAACGAAAATGCGTATCTTCGAAATTGAAAAGGAACTTGAAGATACAAGTATGGCTCGTGTTGATATTTTGAAGACGATTTATGGAGGCTCTAAAATAGTTATCGGCAGATACACGAAATTTATTAAAGATCCAGTCAGTCGAATTTCATTTTATTATCACGATGGCGATATTACGATGGTTCCATACGTTTAAGTACAGCATTCAGGCACATGAAGAAATCCATTCGAAACCGTGAGGTGAGCGTATGAGTTTCAAAGCAGTGGAGTTGCAGATTGCGGTACCACGAACAAGCGAGGCAGGGCGTTATCAGAGTGAGGCCCAGCAGAGACCGGTTACAGATCAGAATCTCTTGGCAGAGCAAACGGCGAAAGAAGCAAACGAAGCAAGGCAACGAAGTGAAGCAATGGACGAAACTTCACAGACTTCGGTGCGTGATGGTCATACCCATGATGAGAATCAGCAGAGTGGTTCTGATGGAC belongs to Paenibacillus sp. FSL H8-0079 and includes:
- a CDS encoding FapA family protein codes for the protein MTQRTALEQCLNIVLSDDKCTAYLEFSKEEEGFACTIDELEQFVANKGIKQGVLREALLLFVSNPETYVKDKYKIAQGVAPIQGTDGFIKILIGMDDTNERRPLESEDGTVDYKEVTRLNNVRSGQIIAERIAPGDGIPGRAVTGEEIPYRPGKEARFKVGKNVVINPDGSAMYAALDGLVTKTDGNKLNVFPVYEVNGDVDYNNGNIDFVGTVVIRGNVLTGFKVKAAGDIRVVGGVEGADLEAGGSIEITGGIIGYNKGLVHAGHNVKCTFIQEGNVDAGEDVLVSQSIMHSNIRAAHGVICAGTKGLIVGGSIQAGKNVSARVVGNSMSTVTAIEVGVLPRLRNELNDLRKEVREQMDSLDKTKKALTLLDQLAAAGQLSPDKMSMRIKLNATQKSALRISEETKMRIFEIEKELEDTSMARVDILKTIYGGSKIVIGRYTKFIKDPVSRISFYYHDGDITMVPYV